gagaaatagaaataaaaacaaaactaaacaaatgggacctaatgacacttcaaagcttttgcacagcaaaggaaaccataaacaagatgaaaagacagcccttagaatgggagaaaatatttgcaaatgaagcaactgacaaaggattaatctccaaaatttataagcagctcatgcagctcagtatcaaaaaatcaaacaacccaatccaaaaatggtcagaagacctaaatagacatttctccaaagaagatatacagattgccaacaaacacatgaaaggatgctcaacatcactaatcattagacaaatgcaaataaaaactacaatgaggtatcacctcacaccagtcagaatggcaatcatcaaaaaatgtacaaacaattaatgctggagaaggtgtggagaaaagggaaccctcttgcactgttggtaggaatgtaaattgatagagccactatggagaacagtatggaggttccttaaaaaactacaaatagggctttcctggtggcacagtggttgagagtccgcttgccgatgcaggggacatgggttcgtgtcccggtctgggaagatcccacatgccgcggagcagctgggcccgtgagccatggccgctaagcctgcgcatccagagcctgtgctccacaaccagagaggccacaacagtgagaggcccacataccgcaaaaaaaaaaaactatagatagaactaccatatgatccagcaatcccactactgggcatataccctcagaaaaacctaattcaaaaagagacatgtgccacagtgttcattacagctctatttacaacagccaggacatggaagcaacctaagtgtccatcaacagatgaatggataaagatgtggcacatatatacaatggaatattactcagccataaaaagaaatgaaattgagtaattcgtagtgaggtggctggacctacagtctgtcatacagagtgaagtaagtcagaaagagaaaaacaaataccgtatgctaacacatatatatggaatctaaagaaaataaaaaaggttctgaagaacctagaggcaggacaggaataaagatgcagacatagagatggacttgaggatatgggaggaggaagggaaagctgtgacaaagtgacagagtggcatggacatatatatactaccaaatgtaaaatagatagctagtgggaagcagccacatagcacagggagatcagctccatgctttgtgaccacctagaggggtgggttcgggagggtgggagggagacgcaagagggaggagatatggggatatatgtatatgtatagctgattcactttgttattcagcagaaactaacacaccattgtaaagcaattatacttcagtaaagatgttaaaaaaaaaaaaaaaactccttgcCCACGCCTAGAGATGTAACCTTTTCTACAGGTAGCATTCTAACTTAGAGTATCTTTGTATTTCCACCAGTCTCAATATGTCTATTTAAAGTATCCTTGCTACCCAAAACTCACATTCTATATGGAATTGTTAGTAATGAGAGACCCAGACCGTTGTTCTCCATGATCTAACGTCTCCAATCATACTGGAGCTCTGACCTTGCACTCTTCTAAATGTTTGACTGTTTCCCTGAGCTTGGGGCCCATGAGTAGCCATCAGCGGATCCACGAACATGTTACATTCTATGAAACTGTGTGTGAacttgtgtatgtatgtgagtgtgtgtttctGAGAGGAGGAGGGTGCATAGCTTTCGGTGGGGTCTCAGAGTACATTCTTAACCTTCACCCCAAAAAAGGGCAAGAAACAGTGCCCAAAGGAAGAATTCCTTCTTCAGCGCGCACCCAGCTCAACAGTACAGGTACTCCTTCTGTCCTCTCAACATCTCTAAGGAGAATGTAGGCAAAGCTCATCTTGGTCCCTCTTTACATCccccttctgtttcttctcttccctgcACTTTCTCATCCACCTTGAAGCATCCTTGGCCCTCTATGAATCACATACAGGTGCTCTCTGTTGAACGTATCCCCTCATGGGTGTTAACTACAGAATATATTAGCTCTCCCAGCACTCTTTTGctctacatttaaaaacaaacaaaaaagtcagaGAGTTTACACCCAAGGAATAAATCTGATAGAATTTCAGACACTGTGGTCTCTAAATTGAAATTACTTCAGGGTCCCTCCAAGCACCTTTCCAATCTCACCCGTAGGCAACAATATTATGCTGCTTACAGGTGTGGCTGATTCTAGACAAACCATTTTCTTAAACCACAAGAAGTCTCCAAAAGGGCACAATTCTAGTTCACCGGGAGAAAAATCAGCCAAACTTGTTGAGAGAGCAAATAAGGGCTGGCTGATTTTCACATTAATTTATATTCTGATCACATAGCCTTATCTCTAAATTGTATAATGTCTCTTTAATAACCTTGAACTATACAAGAATCTATACCAGTGCCCTctctacaaagagaaaaaagtaggGTACGGCTGAAGTTGCTTATCTTGCTTTTACTAAAACACAGAAGAGCATCTTTTAGAAGAAAGTGCAGGCAGGGGAGTGCTGTGCGCTTTCTTGGCTTGCACTGCACTTCTCCCAGCCCAGAGCAGCCTTTAGAGTCTGTGTCAGCTCACGTGTACAGACATCATCTTCTTCTCCTGGAGAGGACAATGTAGCCAGTTATCTGTTGATggttctaagagaaatatatgtgTCTAATGAAACTGCTTAAATGAGCCTAGAAAGAAGGACCATTTTAGACCATTGCTGCAGTTTCTATGGGTTTCCTGTGACACTCCCCAAACCTAATCATCTTccatcttttgcccacttttctgAGCAAGGGTGGGTGTATGTGTTTCTCTGTTCCATTATCATTAATGGGAATTGGGAGCACTTAAGAGGAGCCAAGCCTTTCCCTAGAGATGTAATTTTGTGCATTAAGATATTAAAACATGAGAGGATACACATTGATACATAGTGGATTCATGTGATTGGCTCCATTAACACTAATAGGAACGAGGCCCCCGTCTCCCGGCTGCGCTGATGGGGCAGATAGAAAAACCCTTGCACCTCAGGAGGCCCAGGCTTGCTGACCAACCTCACTCTTGTgtgtattttcctttgttttcaaatCCAGCTGAATATATATGGCAGAGGCCCCTGATTGAATATAGATACCGGGTCTTCACCCTGCCAGTGGGTAGTCTATGGGGGATGGCTTTAAATGAATGCATGAGACTgattccataagccacatataaACATCAGTCCAATCAATGTATGGTCACATGCTTCAAAGAATAGACAAAGCAAATTAGGGATATCAGTTTTCCAAGAAAGGAGATGCAAAATCCTGAAACTCAAAGATATCTGCATGCTGCAGACTCACGCTTACACCTGCTACCCAGGGGACCAGCCGTTCCCTGATGGGCTCACCATCCACATCATTCCACTCGAAGCCtcacctgccttccctcctttaggGTCAAATGTGTACTTAATTGCCTTTCCTTTGATGTTTTATCTCCGTCATACTTTCTGATATTCTCTCCCCTCTGAATGTTTTGTGTATGTCATATATACTCAATAACAAAATTTCATCCCTCCCAAGCATAAAGTTAAGAGGAGATACAACATTATAAGGAAAAAGACAGCATGGTCAAATTATTCACCAAGAGCCATAAGTCAGCAAGGAATACAGGTCAAGGATCCAAGTGAAAGTAAGAGTAACATGTAGCAATTAAAGCCATGGAGTTGGATATTCCTGGGTTCTAGTCAAATGTTTAATGTGTGATCTCAATCAAGTCATTTAACCTGTCCTGTTTCCACatctgttaaaattaaaaaatcaagtatACCTTGCAGGATGGCAAAGCTTTGGATTGGCAATCTGTGGCCACCATAATGCGTCATAAAAAACATGCCCCAAACTCCAATGACTTACAATAGTAAACATATTTTTGCTGATGGATCTGTGGTCTGGCTGTATGGTTCTGAAGATCTGGCATGGCTGACATCGGCCAGCTTGCTTATGTGTCCTTGATGAGTTGGTTACTCAGGTCTGGCTGGTCTAGGATGGCCCCAGCTGGGATGGCTCATCTGAGCTCCCTGTGCCTTCTCCTTATCCAGCTGTGCCCCCTATGCTTGTTCTGGGGACGGGGgtctgagaaagagagagggtggtACACAGAGCCCCCTAAGGCTCAGAGTGGTTACACAGTCATTTCCATTGCATGTTATAGGTTTAAGCAAGCCACATGGCCAAATTCAAAGCCAAGGGCTCAGGAAATAAACTCCACCTCGTGAAAACAGGCATTGCAACAGGACCATATTGCAAAGGCTGTAGCAAAGGAGGAGTAGAGGATTGTGGCCATTTTGCAGTCCGTCTTTCACAAGGCCAAATAAATCAGTTGTTAAAAGGCTTAGcaatgcccagcacacagcaaaCTGCTCAGTAGAATACACCTATTGTTAAACCCATGACAAACATAATGTCAATCCTACTTATTAATTATGAATTGTATAGTATTTTATCTGACACATGTTATATGTGTCTTCAGATTCCTTTGGTACCGACCTCTCCCATATTCTCTAAGACACTTGCTCTGTCTTAGTTTATTGTAAAAATGACCGACTCTGCTCAGACCTCTGTGGCCCAACTACAAGTCACTTACCCCAGGAATGTCAGGCCCTCCACCTAGCTGAGCTTTTGGTTTGTCCCATGACATCTGGACTAATGAGAAAGACCACACTGTGGGGTCCGAGGTCTGTCACTCTGAGGGGCTGAAAAGCCATTGGATAAATAAGCCTGGATGTGTGGGGGAGCCAGTCCCCTAAGGGGTCACCTTTGACCAGTGgaaaataggacacaaaaaggAGCAGGCAAATAAATGTCCTCCCCTCATCCTTTCCCATGGACTATTCCACAGGCATAGTCTTTATAAATCTGGTACAGAGACATTGCCTGGGGCTGAGCAAGCACATCTGCCAGTCAAACATACTATATCTGTTCACAGATCCTCAGGAAGTAATGACTAGTACAGCACCTGCCATCTTGAGTTCCTTCCTTCCCCGCCTCACTTTCCTCTGTCTTCAGTCTCACTGTCCTGGGTTTCCAACTCCCAAAGAAAGCTTTGACATTTAAtccttgcctcaggctctgttTCCAGGTAACTCTGGCtaaaataagtacatttttttatatatcttgTGCATATATTACACATCTAAGTTACATATGAATCCATTTAAGATCATCAATGTACCAATATTCATCTAATGACTGGAGTTTATAGGCGTAACTTCTATATAATTTACACTTGTGTTCAGTGTACTGATGAGGAGAATTCATATGCTTTTTGTGATGAAGTGATATGACTGCTTCTGGAACAGCTCAGAAAACAGGCACAGAGGCAGGCATTGGGAGGAAAAACAAATCTCTCTAGTGCCACAGTTAGTGCTGGTTTCAAGTTGGATCTGAGTCATGCGGCTGTAGATGTTCTGCAGAGCAGGTTGAATGGGTGTGGGGGCTTCCTTCCTTGTTCTCAGGTGTAGAAGAGCTGACACAAACTCTCAAGTCTGCTCTGGGCTGCAGAAGTGCAGTGTGTGCTAAGAAAAGTGCCCGCCACTCCCCTGCCTGCACTTTCTTCTAAAAGATGCTCGTCtacatttttagaaaagtaaGATAAGCAATTCTGGCTGCAACCTACCCTTTTCTCTTTGTCGAGAGCACACTGATATAGATTCCTGTATGGTCTGAGTTTACAGACATAATTATACAATTTAGAGATAAGGCTGTGTGATCAGAATACAAATTAACGTGAAAATCAGCCAACCCTTATTTACTCTCTCAACAAGTTTgcctgatttttctcctgttgtACTAGAATCATGTCCTTTGGGCAACTTCCTTTAGTTTAAGAAAATGGTTTGTCTAGAATCAGCAGCATAATATTGTCACTTCCAGGTGAGATTGGAAAGGTGTTGGGAGGGACCCTGAAGTAATTTCAATCTAGAGACCACAGTGTCTGAAATTCTATCAGATTTATTCCTTTGGTGTAAACTCTCACTCTTTCTTTTTGAATGCAAGGAAAGGCTGGCCAAGCTGTACACAACCTGAAGACAAAGTCTGGAGTCCAGAGAACTAAGTGTTTTATCTCATCGAGTCTGCATTTCCCAAGTAGACCCCAGTTGTTCTCCTTCCATACCTGCCTTTAATATCCCTCCTTCCATATCCCTCTCTTCCCTATGTTGTGACACAATGTCTAAATCATTTCTCCAAATGGAGaaataaggacaaaaaaaaagaaaaaagaagagacatgagaaagttgcttcctctctctgccctctgctATGTGAGAATATAAGAGAAGATggtcatctgcaaaccaggaagtgaGCCCTCACCAGACACAAGATCTGctagcatcttgatcttggacttcccagactccagaactgtgagaaataaatgtttgttgtttataaataaaaataaccagcACCATGGTGGTCGGAAAGAACAAGCGCCTTACGAAAGGCGGTAAAAAGGGAGCCAAGAAGAAAGTGGTTGATCCATTTTCTAAGAAAGATTGGTATGATGTGAAAGCACCAGCTATGTTCAATATAAGAAATATTGGGAAAACACTAGTCACGAGAACTCAAGGAACCAAAATCGCATCTGATGGCCTCAAGGGTCGTGTGTTTGAAGTGAGCCTTGCTGATCTGCAGAATGATGAAGTTGCATTTAGAAAATTCAAGCTTATTACTGAGGATGTTCAGGGCAAAAACTGCCTGACTAATTTCCATGGCATGGATCTTACCCGTGACAAAATGTGCTCCATGGTCAAAAAATGGCAGACCATGATTGAAGCTCACGTTGATGTCAAGACTACCGATGGTTATTTGCTTCGTCTCTTCTGTGTGGGTTTTACTAAAAAACGCAACAATCAGATTCGGAAGACCTCTTATGCCCAGCACCAGCAGGTCCGCCAGATCCGTAAGAAGATGATGGAAATCATGACCTGAGAGGTGCAGACAAATGACTTGAAAGAGGTGGTCAATAAATTGATTCCAGACAGCATTGGAAAAGACATAGAAAAGGCCTGCCAATCTATTTATCCACTCCATGATGTCTttgttagaaaagtaaaaatgctgAAGAAGCCCAAGTTTGAATTGGGAAAACTCATGGAGCTACATGGTGAAGGTAGTAGTTCTGGAAAAGCTACTGGGGACGAGACAGGTGCTAAAGTTGAACGAGCTGATGGATATGAGCCACCAGTCCAGGAATCTGTTTAAAAATCAGACTTTCAATGGTGACAAATAAAAGACCTCATTTGTGATATTTAATTTCTGATCACTCTTTTTAAATAATCTGACAATAGTCAGGTGTTCTGATTTGATAGTAATGTGGTGAATTTTTCTGACCTTTTGTGTGGATTTTATTCACTGCTCTTAGTTACTAAGTAGCTGAGAAAGGGTAGTGATCTGTTTTCAACTGGAATGGTTTGGATGTGTTAGAGATGGTGAATAAAAGGaaacacttctttaaaaaaaaataaataaaataaaaataagaaaaacaaaactgagatgcCAGAAATGGACTAACGGGAGGAAGTTTTGCTCCCTCCTCCCACGATTCCCAGATCCTGCTGACTCTTGTAAGAGATGCTCAGAGAGCCTCAATATCTTGAATATCTGATAAGAGAGTTGTTCTGGAGTTGAACgtagtgggggtggggtgggcattaTCAGAGTCATGATACTGTGACGCTATCTGTCTAGGTTATCCCTTAGTTGGTGTGACCTCAGTTTATTGGGAGACACTATATGGTGGCATTTAGAGCAGGGCTTTGACAAGGAGCCAGACCTGAGTTAATATGTGGGTTGTCA
This region of Phocoena phocoena chromosome 15, mPhoPho1.1, whole genome shotgun sequence genomic DNA includes:
- the LOC136134821 gene encoding LOW QUALITY PROTEIN: small ribosomal subunit protein eS1-like (The sequence of the model RefSeq protein was modified relative to this genomic sequence to represent the inferred CDS: substituted 1 base at 1 genomic stop codon), whose product is MVVGKNKRLTKGGKKGAKKKVVDPFSKKDWYDVKAPAMFNIRNIGKTLVTRTQGTKIASDGLKGRVFEVSLADLQNDEVAFRKFKLITEDVQGKNCLTNFHGMDLTRDKMCSMVKKWQTMIEAHVDVKTTDGYLLRLFCVGFTKKRNNQIRKTSYAQHQQVRQIRKKMMEIMTXEVQTNDLKEVVNKLIPDSIGKDIEKACQSIYPLHDVFVRKVKMLKKPKFELGKLMELHGEGSSSGKATGDETGAKVERADGYEPPVQESV